AGCGTGAAGTGTAGAGCAGATAGGGTGGAAGACATTTTACAATTAGTCATCAAGGATTTTCTATCAAACGAATAAAGTTTCAAAGTTTTCCTTGCTCCTCAGGGGAGGATCTCGATTCTAGAAACCGATTAAAGATTCATACTTGGAGAATTATAGCTACACTGGGATGCGCAAAGAAATTGGTCGTCGACTTTTCTCAACTAATTTGTCGGATTTGTcggatatggcggtgacattgAATGCACAAGCATGAAAACAAGTAACGATACCTTGTACTACCTTAGGGATTAATCAACCGCGTTGCAGGATATATTAGAATGGGTAGTACCTTGAAGCCTTGAGGTGCACTTGAAGAGACCGAGTGTCGTCGTATCACGAAAGGGGAAATAATGAAAAACTTGGTGATATAATATCTACAGGAGGATTTCTATCTATATACATTATTGAAGCGTAACATGGTAACCTCGCAGATtttggaaataatatatttctctGTTCTCAACGTTGAAACGTAGGTAGTATTTAGCACCATCTAAAGGTCAGAGTTCGCCGTGAGGTATCGTGACTAGTGTAGTCTTAACTTTCCGTGCATAGTTTCGCTTGATTATCTGTAATTAAGCGGATCGTCCGAATCTCTGACTCGTAACGCATCGCCGTTATGGCATTCCAGACCAAGCTGTTCGAGATATACAACGGGATCAGTTTTGCAGACGACTAATTTGATTATCACATTTCGACCTCATCGTGCTTGAGTGCATCGCCAGCGATATCTCGAAGAATTTACTCGTTGTTTCTCGCCTTTCACGAGACTATCTTTGTTCTCTATTTACGAAATAGCGAAACAAAGATATTTTTGGAACTTTTTGGTATTAATACATGTACAAGTAATACATGttgttcttaatatttttaacaatgaGAGAAGGTATATTTGCACTTTAAATTCTGTTTTATAATTTACTGTCCGTTGATGCATTTGACAGATTTTATAAGCAActtttttttcaattaataacTTATTCGAGGTACCAAAAATTGAACGATTACAAGGACTTTATCTCTGTACATCATCTCTACATACTATGAATACAATTCCACTGAATTTGATTATATTCCTcgtatttgcaagttaatttaTTTTCCATTAAGATAACTTTATTTAGATAATTGCTACTTGTCAAAAGATTCTCTAAGTCGTAACTACTCAATTTTCGTCGATATTTTCAAATCGATTCGAGTTTTCTAAatgattttgaaaaaaaattaacaTGTGCTAAGCAAACAAGTACATCGTCCAGAAACCATTAAACGCTAATTGTCTGCTACGAATAGTTGTTACTCTACTATCTAATGCATCGTTAAAAGAGAGAAGAACGTTACACCACTCACCCTTCACACGTGATGATGCCGTAGTGCAAACCAGTAGCCTTGTCCTCGCAAATCATACATATCATAGGTGTTTCGTCTTCCTCGTGTTCTTGAGGTGGCATCGGTGGTGCAGGTGGAGCGACTGATATCGACTGCGATGCCGTCTCGGACTTGACGACTCCCCCGTTTCTCTCCCACGTTTGACCGGACCCGGAAGCCGTCAAGTTGAGCGCTTGCATCTGTTGCGCGGCCGGTAATTGCGTCATATCGCCAGCCCATAACCTCTCCATATTGAGTGGTGGGCCAGAAGAATAGGAAACGGAGGATGGTTTGCCCCTGGACTCCTGTCCGAGATTTAAAAGTAGCTGGGCAGCCGACTCTTCTGAGGAGGAACAGGATGCCGCCGCGGCCGTTGCCGTCCACGAGGCCGCTGGCGGTGGTACGGGGTCCAATGGTGGCGCGGACCATATCATCGTCCGAACGCCACCGATTTCACCCATGATCACGGTGGGAGGTGGTCTTGGGGGCGCTGGCGTGGGCCTTTGTGCCGGTGGTTTCATCGTTTCACCTGAAATAAAATATGCCGTATTTCGATTACAATCTTATTCTAAATTTCTATTCCATCAATTGAGCAAGTTTGAATGAGGTGCTACGTTAATACAACATGCTTAATGTATTAGATTCGGATTAAACGTCAAGCAAGAATATCTATCGTTATGACTGAGTTCTGACTTACACGAGGAAGCTGTACTAGTTGCCCCCGTGCTCGTGGAAGTTGCTCCATTCCCGCTGCTCCCTGTACTACTGCTCAAACTTGTACTGTTACTAGTGGATGCAACTGCAGCGTTCTGTCCATAGTTAACAGCGCTACTGATGACCCCGTTCAATAGCCTTTGCGTAGCGAACCCCTGTATACCGTTGTTTTGTGACCAAAATTGATGGTGAGCTAGAAGGTGAGGTGGCACCGAGGGCACTCGGGGTCTCAGCGGTGTTGGCTGTGTTTGCGGTTGCTGTTGTTGAGTAGCGTGCGTCGCGCTCGCGCTAGGACTCATACTCTGGCTAGGGCTGTATTGAGAAGACGGGCTGCTCCGGTGACTAGGTTGACTGGAAGTCTCCGAACGACCACCACCGCCGCTACCACCGCCACCTCCTCCGTCAAAAACCGAGTTATCGGACTCCTCCTTGGTCTGCGCCGACGATAAGTCACCCTTGTCGGGGCTGTCGCTCCTTGAAGTCGCTTCTTGAGGCATGGGAGTCGTGGAGACCGCTTGCATCGGCGAATAAGGCGACAACCTGGTTGGTACGGGTGTACCGGAACGTTGTTGTTgatgctgttgctgctgctgctgttgttgttgttgttgttgttgttgttgttgttgctgctgctgctgttgttggtgatagtgctgctgctgctgttgctgctgttccTCGACGACTCTGTAGCCCACCATCGAAGTGGCATCAGGGAAGACTGAATCGGGTGACGCACGGTCCGAACAGGTTGTATCACGAGCTTCCAAGCCAGTTGCCGCCCCGCTTCCACGAAGAGGATCTCGCGGTGTCCCCGGACTCGGGATGCCTAGCAGATACTCGCTTTTGACTTTGACCACGGGGCAGCCCGGCGAGCTCGGCATGTTAGCCTCCGGCGACAGGGTCGAGGTGTCTGCCATGCTCTCCCCTGGAGCAGGAAAGTTTATGGGTGAAGGAGCGTCCGCCGGCTGGATCCCGAGCGGCGAGCCTGCTGATCCAAGGGATACCGGGGAGTCTGAGAAATAAGGCGTTGGTCTCACGTTTATACTCGATGGAATATTTGGCACACGTTTACCTTGGGAAGGCCGCGATTACGGACGTGGATGAAGCGTGATTAGTCTTGACGCGTGTACACATGATTATGGACTGCCATTTCGGTCGTGATGATCATGGCGATGATGGCGATGAAGGACGATTTTCTGACCGAAATTTCATTAACGAACGAATTTTACGATCTTTGAACGAATTAACTGGAAACGCATCAATGACGGCGATGCAatttaagaaaatcgaaattgatCACTGAGATTCTTGGATGGAGTTATATTAACGGTAATCGTGCGAGATATTTTGCGATAATGTGAAAAGAAATATTTGCCTGATAACAGGATGAAAATGGACGATGCTTGGCTATGCAAACATAATTTGCAAATGTTCTAAGCGCAATTTGTTGAACGAGAGATTCAACTCCATCGCTGCAAGTAATCTCTATATCTATCTGATGTTGGCCTAATAGAGATGAACACGTTGCTGCATTCTGTTTTGACACTTCGTAACGTAACGCGTAACGTATTGATCATTACTATTCTTGCATGGTTAAGCAACCGCGTTTCACCGAgcattaataacaattattgcAGTTAGACGATTCCAACGCTTTCACGCGCGATTCGCACGAGATTATAAAAGTTATGCGAGATGCGGTTCTTCTTTGTTCATTGGTTAAACTATGTGGTTCAACGA
Above is a window of Bombus affinis isolate iyBomAffi1 chromosome 5, iyBomAffi1.2, whole genome shotgun sequence DNA encoding:
- the LOC126916137 gene encoding hormone receptor 4 isoform X5 — protein: MTLTSSPCELDNMSLFQDLKLKRRKVDSRCSSDDSPVSLGSAGSPLGIQPADAPSPINFPAPGESMADTSTLSPEANMPSSPGCPVVKVKSEYLLGIPSPGTPRDPLRGSGAATGLEARDTTCSDRASPDSVFPDATSMVGYRVVEEQQQQQQQHYHQQQQQQQQQQQQQQQQQQQQQQQHQQQRSGTPVPTRLSPYSPMQAVSTTPMPQEATSRSDSPDKGDLSSAQTKEESDNSVFDGGGGGGSGGGGRSETSSQPSHRSSPSSQYSPSQSMSPSASATHATQQQQPQTQPTPLRPRVPSVPPHLLAHHQFWSQNNGIQGFATQRLLNGVISSAVNYGQNAAVASTSNSTSLSSSTGSSGNGATSTSTGATSTASSCETMKPPAQRPTPAPPRPPPTVIMGEIGGVRTMIWSAPPLDPVPPPAASWTATAAAASCSSSEESAAQLLLNLGQESRGKPSSVSYSSGPPLNMERLWAGDMTQLPAAQQMQALNLTASGSGQTWERNGGVVKSETASQSISVAPPAPPMPPQEHEEDETPMICMICEDKATGLHYGIITCEGCKGFFKRTVQNRRVYTCVAEGGCEITKAQRNRCQYCRFKKCIEQGMVLQAVREDRMPGGRNSGAVYNLYKVKYKKHKKSNKTSGVGGSMGGISSGGNVGGVNGSGSLGGSKSTMGSTMLDKHMAVAAVAHHSQQQHVQLAGGFLHHHKISSGDPLNSQSTTSHSSHPAHSGHLVNGTILKTALTNPSEVVHLRQRLDNTVSSSRDRSFPFDATVAMIQSLIDCDEFQDIATLRNLDELLDHKSNLSDKLCQIGDSIVYKLVQWTKRLPFYLELPVEVHTTLLTHKWHEILVLTTSAYQAIHGQHKFSNVGSDVMGADFMQEVSNNMYTLQTCLTNMMGRPITMDQLQQDVGLMVEKITYVTLMFRRVRLRMEEYVCLKVITMLSQARGGTMELEHLQERYMSCLRSFVEHSAPQQPNRFHDLLVRLPEVQSAAALLLESKMFYVPFLLNSTIQR
- the LOC126916137 gene encoding hormone receptor 4 isoform X2, with protein sequence MADHRRAKNVSLYHTFGFESYFYIHIIFHPANLPFDRIMTLTSSPCELDNMSLFQDLKLKRRKVDSRCSSDDSPVSLGSAGSPLGIQPADAPSPINFPAPGESMADTSTLSPEANMPSSPGCPVVKVKSEYLLGIPSPGTPRDPLRGSGAATGLEARDTTCSDRASPDSVFPDATSMVGYRVVEEQQQQQQQHYHQQQQQQQQQQQQQQQQQQQQQQQHQQQRSGTPVPTRLSPYSPMQAVSTTPMPQEATSRSDSPDKGDLSSAQTKEESDNSVFDGGGGGGSGGGGRSETSSQPSHRSSPSSQYSPSQSMSPSASATHATQQQQPQTQPTPLRPRVPSVPPHLLAHHQFWSQNNGIQGFATQRLLNGVISSAVNYGQNAAVASTSNSTSLSSSTGSSGNGATSTSTGATSTASSCETMKPPAQRPTPAPPRPPPTVIMGEIGGVRTMIWSAPPLDPVPPPAASWTATAAAASCSSSEESAAQLLLNLGQESRGKPSSVSYSSGPPLNMERLWAGDMTQLPAAQQMQALNLTASGSGQTWERNGGVVKSETASQSISVAPPAPPMPPQEHEEDETPMICMICEDKATGLHYGIITCEGCKGFFKRTVQNRRVYTCVAEGGCEITKAQRNRCQYCRFKKCIEQGMVLQAVREDRMPGGRNSGAVYNLYKVKYKKHKKSNKTSGVGGSMGGISSGGNVGGVNGSGSLGGSKSTMGSTMLDKHMAVAAVAHHSQQQHVQLAGGFLHHHKISSGDPLNSQSTTSHSSHPAHSGHLVNGTILKTALTNPSEVVHLRQRLDNTVSSSRDRSFPFDATVAMIQSLIDCDEFQDIATLRNLDELLDHKSNLSDKLCQIGDSIVYKLVQWTKRLPFYLELPVEVHTTLLTHKWHEILVLTTSAYQAIHGQHKFSNVGSDVMGADFMQEVSNNMYTLQTCLTNMMGRPITMDQLQQDVGLMVEKITYVTLMFRRVRLRMEEYVCLKVITMLSQARGGTMELEHLQERYMSCLRSFVEHSAPQQPNRFHDLLVRLPEVQSAAALLLESKMFYVPFLLNSTIQR
- the LOC126916137 gene encoding hormone receptor 4 isoform X3, with amino-acid sequence MCAKMSVLQGRHIGIMTLTSSPCELDNMSLFQDLKLKRRKVDSRCSSDDSPVSLGSAGSPLGIQPADAPSPINFPAPGESMADTSTLSPEANMPSSPGCPVVKVKSEYLLGIPSPGTPRDPLRGSGAATGLEARDTTCSDRASPDSVFPDATSMVGYRVVEEQQQQQQQHYHQQQQQQQQQQQQQQQQQQQQQQQHQQQRSGTPVPTRLSPYSPMQAVSTTPMPQEATSRSDSPDKGDLSSAQTKEESDNSVFDGGGGGGSGGGGRSETSSQPSHRSSPSSQYSPSQSMSPSASATHATQQQQPQTQPTPLRPRVPSVPPHLLAHHQFWSQNNGIQGFATQRLLNGVISSAVNYGQNAAVASTSNSTSLSSSTGSSGNGATSTSTGATSTASSCETMKPPAQRPTPAPPRPPPTVIMGEIGGVRTMIWSAPPLDPVPPPAASWTATAAAASCSSSEESAAQLLLNLGQESRGKPSSVSYSSGPPLNMERLWAGDMTQLPAAQQMQALNLTASGSGQTWERNGGVVKSETASQSISVAPPAPPMPPQEHEEDETPMICMICEDKATGLHYGIITCEGCKGFFKRTVQNRRVYTCVAEGGCEITKAQRNRCQYCRFKKCIEQGMVLQAVREDRMPGGRNSGAVYNLYKVKYKKHKKSNKTSGVGGSMGGISSGGNVGGVNGSGSLGGSKSTMGSTMLDKHMAVAAVAHHSQQQHVQLAGGFLHHHKISSGDPLNSQSTTSHSSHPAHSGHLVNGTILKTALTNPSEVVHLRQRLDNTVSSSRDRSFPFDATVAMIQSLIDCDEFQDIATLRNLDELLDHKSNLSDKLCQIGDSIVYKLVQWTKRLPFYLELPVEVHTTLLTHKWHEILVLTTSAYQAIHGQHKFSNVGSDVMGADFMQEVSNNMYTLQTCLTNMMGRPITMDQLQQDVGLMVEKITYVTLMFRRVRLRMEEYVCLKVITMLSQARGGTMELEHLQERYMSCLRSFVEHSAPQQPNRFHDLLVRLPEVQSAAALLLESKMFYVPFLLNSTIQR